In Streptomyces chartreusis NRRL 3882, the following are encoded in one genomic region:
- the nirB gene encoding nitrite reductase large subunit NirB, producing MTASLGATPTIVLVGHGMVGQRFLEALAERGLTATHRVVVLCEEPRPAYDRVQLTSYFSGKTPEDLSMTDLRFIEDHGIELHVGDPAETIDREARRVTARSGLVVDYDVLVLATGSYPFVPPVPNKDAEGCFVYRTIEDLLAIEEYAKKATTGAVVGGGLLGLEAAGALKGLGLTSHIVEFAPRLMPVQVDEGGGAALLRTIEEMGLSVHTGVGTQEIVVGEDGAVTGMKLSDGSELATDMVVFSAGVRPRDQLARDCGLTVGERGGISVDEQCRTVSDPHVFAIGECALAADGRVYGLVAPGYEQAETAAATIASDEAAFTGADLSTKLKLLGVDVASFGDAHGTAEDCLDVVYSDSRAGLYKKLVIGRDGTLLGGILVGDAEAYGTLKAFTGSVPPVAPEALVLPAGAGAPAQLGPSALPDDAIICSCHNVSKGAIRGAVTDHQCTTVPEVKKCTKAGTGCGSCVKVLGQLVNAELEAGGIEVDKGLCGCFSQTREELYEIVLALRINSYQELLDRHGREEARGGDGCEVCKPAVASIIASLAPAIGASGYVLDGEQAALQDTNDHFLANLQKNGSYSVVPRIPGGEIAPEKLIVIGEIARDFGLYTKITGGQRIDMFGARVEQLPLIWARLVDAGFESGHAYGKSLRTVKSCVGQTWCRYGVQDSVRMAIDLELRYRGLRSPHKLKSAVSGCQRECAEAQSKDFGVIATANGWNLYVGGNGGATPRHADLLAQDLSDAELVRLIDRFLMFYIRTADRLERTSTWLERIPGGLDHVRDVVVHDSLGICDELEKLMQAHVAHYRDEWAETINDPEKLARFVSFVNAPDTPDPVVAFVPERDQMKPDLPLLSIGMRPAEDVLEGSAQR from the coding sequence ATGACCGCCAGCCTGGGGGCCACCCCCACGATCGTGCTCGTCGGCCACGGCATGGTCGGCCAGCGCTTCCTCGAAGCGCTCGCCGAACGCGGCCTGACCGCCACGCACCGCGTGGTCGTGCTCTGCGAGGAGCCGCGCCCGGCCTACGACCGCGTCCAGCTCACCTCGTACTTCTCGGGCAAGACGCCCGAGGACCTGTCCATGACGGACCTGCGGTTCATCGAGGACCACGGCATCGAGCTGCACGTCGGCGACCCGGCGGAGACGATCGACCGCGAGGCGCGCCGGGTGACCGCCCGTTCCGGTCTCGTCGTCGACTACGACGTGCTCGTCCTGGCCACCGGCTCGTACCCGTTCGTGCCGCCGGTCCCGAACAAGGACGCCGAGGGCTGCTTCGTCTACCGCACGATCGAGGACCTCCTCGCGATCGAGGAGTACGCCAAGAAGGCGACGACGGGTGCCGTGGTCGGCGGCGGTCTGCTCGGTCTGGAGGCCGCGGGCGCGCTGAAGGGTCTCGGACTCACCTCCCACATCGTGGAGTTCGCGCCCCGTCTGATGCCCGTCCAGGTCGACGAGGGCGGCGGCGCCGCCCTGCTGCGCACCATCGAGGAGATGGGCCTGAGCGTCCACACGGGCGTCGGTACGCAGGAGATCGTCGTCGGCGAGGACGGCGCCGTGACCGGCATGAAGCTGTCCGACGGCTCCGAACTCGCCACCGACATGGTGGTGTTCTCCGCCGGTGTCCGCCCCCGTGACCAGCTGGCCCGCGACTGCGGCCTGACGGTCGGCGAGCGCGGCGGCATCAGCGTCGACGAGCAGTGCCGTACGGTCTCCGACCCGCACGTGTTCGCGATCGGCGAGTGCGCGCTGGCCGCCGACGGCCGGGTCTACGGCCTGGTCGCGCCCGGGTACGAGCAGGCCGAGACGGCCGCCGCGACGATCGCGTCGGACGAGGCCGCCTTCACCGGCGCCGACCTGTCCACCAAGCTGAAGCTGCTCGGCGTGGACGTGGCGTCCTTCGGCGACGCGCACGGCACCGCCGAGGACTGCCTGGACGTCGTCTACTCCGACTCCCGCGCGGGCCTGTACAAGAAGCTGGTCATCGGCCGCGACGGCACGCTGCTCGGCGGCATCCTGGTCGGCGACGCGGAGGCGTACGGCACGCTGAAGGCGTTCACCGGCTCGGTCCCGCCGGTCGCGCCCGAGGCCCTCGTCCTGCCCGCCGGCGCCGGCGCCCCGGCCCAGCTCGGCCCGTCCGCGCTGCCCGACGACGCGATCATCTGCTCGTGCCACAACGTCTCCAAGGGCGCGATCCGCGGCGCGGTCACCGACCACCAGTGCACGACCGTGCCCGAGGTGAAGAAGTGCACCAAGGCCGGCACCGGCTGCGGCTCCTGCGTCAAGGTCCTCGGTCAGCTCGTCAACGCGGAGCTGGAGGCCGGCGGCATCGAGGTCGACAAGGGCCTGTGCGGCTGCTTCTCCCAGACCCGCGAGGAGCTGTACGAGATCGTCCTCGCCCTGCGCATCAACAGCTACCAGGAGCTGCTGGACCGGCACGGCCGCGAGGAGGCCAGGGGCGGTGACGGCTGCGAGGTCTGCAAGCCGGCGGTCGCCTCGATCATCGCCTCCCTCGCCCCGGCGATCGGCGCCAGCGGCTACGTCCTGGACGGTGAGCAGGCCGCCCTCCAGGACACCAACGACCACTTCCTGGCCAACCTCCAGAAGAACGGCTCGTACTCGGTCGTCCCGCGCATCCCCGGCGGTGAGATCGCCCCGGAGAAGCTGATCGTGATCGGCGAGATCGCCCGCGACTTCGGCCTCTACACGAAGATCACCGGTGGTCAGCGGATCGACATGTTCGGCGCCCGCGTGGAGCAACTGCCCCTGATCTGGGCCCGCCTGGTCGACGCCGGCTTCGAGTCCGGCCACGCCTACGGCAAGTCGCTGCGCACGGTGAAGTCCTGCGTCGGCCAGACCTGGTGCCGCTACGGCGTCCAGGACTCGGTCCGCATGGCGATCGACCTGGAGCTGCGCTACCGGGGGCTCAGGTCGCCCCACAAGCTGAAGTCCGCGGTCTCCGGCTGCCAGCGCGAGTGCGCCGAGGCCCAGTCGAAGGACTTCGGCGTGATCGCCACCGCCAACGGCTGGAACCTGTACGTCGGCGGCAACGGCGGCGCCACGCCCCGCCACGCGGACCTGCTCGCGCAGGACCTGTCGGACGCCGAACTGGTCCGGCTCATCGACCGGTTCCTGATGTTCTACATCCGCACGGCCGACCGTCTGGAGCGCACCTCGACCTGGCTGGAGCGGATCCCCGGCGGCCTGGACCACGTGCGGGACGTCGTCGTCCACGACTCGCTCGGCATCTGCGACGAGCTGGAGAAGCTGATGCAGGCGCACGTCGCGCACTACCGCGACGAATGGGCGGAGACCATCAACGACCCCGAGAAGCTGGCCCGGTTCGTCTCCTTCGTGAACGCGCCGGACACCCCGGACCCGGTCGTCGCCTTCGTGCCCGAGCGCGACCAGATGAAGCCCGACCTGCCGCTGCTGTCCATCGGCATGCGACCCGCCGAAGACGTACTGGAAGGAAGCGCCCAGCGATGA